One Streptomyces mobaraensis NBRC 13819 = DSM 40847 DNA segment encodes these proteins:
- a CDS encoding nuclear transport factor 2 family protein, which translates to MNEFTRKQRALEHSRRINAGDVDAVLELYAPDAVLEDPVGLPPLTGHGELRAHYARLLGAHVREEAAEPVAGQDGTHVLLQVTSVMDYLPDGPLYAERGWLKAPDDPRTARVRRAAMLVMRLDRSGLVEHVKAYWGTSDLTVLG; encoded by the coding sequence ATGAACGAGTTCACCCGCAAACAGCGGGCCCTGGAGCACAGCCGCCGGATCAACGCCGGGGACGTGGACGCGGTCCTGGAGCTGTACGCCCCCGACGCCGTCCTGGAGGACCCGGTCGGCCTGCCGCCGCTCACCGGCCACGGGGAGCTGCGCGCCCACTACGCGCGACTGCTCGGCGCCCACGTCCGCGAGGAGGCGGCCGAGCCGGTCGCCGGACAGGACGGCACCCACGTCCTGCTGCAGGTGACCTCCGTCATGGACTACCTGCCCGACGGCCCGCTGTACGCCGAGCGCGGCTGGCTCAAGGCCCCCGACGATCCCCGGACGGCCCGCGTCCGGCGCGCGGCCATGCTCGTGATGCGCCTGGACAGGTCCGGGCTCGTCGAGCACGTGAAGGCGTACTGGGGCACATCCGATCTCACGGTCCTCGGCTGA
- a CDS encoding nuclear transport factor 2 family protein encodes MPDEAARKKMALDYAQRINAGDIEGVLDLFADDIVFEDPVGRPPMVGKEDLRRHLELAVSCGTHEVPGPPMTSMDDRFVVTPTVVTVRKPRPMTFRIVGIVELDENGLGRRVQAFWGVTDVTMDTAVDTAVGTAVDTAMDEPEAAGTAPGTDPAHPEGNRA; translated from the coding sequence ATGCCCGACGAGGCCGCGCGAAAGAAGATGGCGCTCGACTACGCCCAACGCATCAACGCCGGCGACATCGAGGGCGTCCTCGACCTGTTCGCGGACGACATCGTCTTCGAGGACCCGGTGGGACGGCCGCCGATGGTCGGCAAGGAGGACCTGCGCCGCCATCTCGAACTGGCCGTCTCCTGCGGGACGCACGAGGTGCCGGGCCCGCCGATGACCTCGATGGACGACCGTTTCGTCGTGACGCCGACCGTCGTCACCGTGCGGAAGCCCCGGCCGATGACCTTCCGCATCGTGGGCATCGTCGAACTCGACGAGAACGGGCTGGGCCGCCGGGTCCAGGCGTTCTGGGGAGTGACGGACGTGACCATGGACACGGCCGTCGACACGGCCGTCGGCACCGCCGTCGACACCGCCATGGACGAGCCCGAGGCGGCCGGCACGGCACCCGGCACCGACCCCGCCCACCCCGAAGGGAACCGCGCGTGA
- a CDS encoding NAD(P)/FAD-dependent oxidoreductase → MTTTRLAHAVVLGASMAGTLAAHVLARHAETVTVVERDELPEEARHRKGVPQGRHAHLLWSNGARLIEDLLPGTTDRLLAAGARRLGFPEDLVTLTGQGWQHRFPATQFALLASRPLLDLTVRQEALTRRNITVLQRTEAVDLTGDAGRVTGVVVRDIDSGRRTALEADLVIDATGRGSRLKQWLAALGVPALEEDVVDAGVAYATRFFQAPPGATTRFPAVNIAADDNVREPGRFGVVYPIEGGRWIVTLSCTRGARLPSTEEEFLPFARDLRHPVIADLLRDAEPLTPLYGSRSAANRRLYPERLDRWPDGLLVLGDSLTAFNPIYGHGMSSAARCAVTLDRELGQGAPSGPGDGHRIQKAIGAAVDDPWILAASKDIDYVNCRVDATDPRLVGVDTEQRLRFADAITAASIRVPEASEIVTDVMSLNAPQSELGSNRFLLAMRTGERRPELTAPPFSAEELAVVGLDASVLTPAAAGSAAAGPAPVG, encoded by the coding sequence GTGACCACCACCCGACTCGCCCACGCCGTCGTTCTGGGCGCCAGCATGGCAGGGACCCTCGCGGCCCATGTGCTGGCCCGCCACGCCGAGACCGTCACCGTCGTGGAGCGCGACGAACTGCCCGAGGAAGCGCGGCACCGCAAGGGCGTGCCGCAGGGCCGCCACGCCCATCTGCTGTGGTCCAACGGGGCACGCCTCATCGAGGACCTGCTGCCCGGCACCACCGACCGCCTCCTCGCGGCGGGGGCCCGCCGGCTGGGCTTCCCCGAGGACCTGGTGACCCTCACCGGGCAGGGCTGGCAACACCGCTTCCCCGCCACGCAGTTCGCCCTGCTCGCCAGCCGCCCCCTGCTGGACCTGACGGTACGTCAGGAGGCGCTGACGCGGCGGAACATCACCGTTCTCCAGCGGACCGAGGCCGTCGACCTCACCGGCGACGCGGGGCGGGTCACCGGCGTGGTCGTCCGCGACATCGACAGCGGGCGGCGGACCGCGCTGGAAGCCGACCTGGTGATCGACGCCACCGGGCGCGGCTCCCGGCTCAAGCAGTGGCTCGCGGCGCTCGGCGTGCCCGCGCTCGAAGAGGATGTCGTGGACGCCGGCGTCGCCTACGCGACCCGCTTCTTCCAGGCCCCGCCCGGCGCGACGACGCGCTTCCCGGCCGTGAACATCGCCGCCGACGACAACGTCCGCGAACCCGGCCGCTTCGGCGTCGTCTACCCCATCGAGGGCGGCCGGTGGATCGTGACGCTCTCCTGCACCCGCGGCGCCCGGCTCCCCTCCACCGAGGAGGAGTTCCTGCCGTTCGCCAGGGACCTCCGGCACCCGGTCATCGCCGACCTGCTGCGCGACGCCGAACCGCTCACCCCCCTCTACGGCTCCCGCTCCGCCGCCAACCGGCGCCTGTACCCGGAACGCCTCGACCGGTGGCCCGACGGGCTGCTCGTCCTCGGCGACTCCCTGACGGCCTTCAACCCGATCTACGGGCACGGCATGAGCTCGGCCGCGCGCTGCGCCGTCACCCTGGACCGGGAACTCGGACAGGGCGCCCCCTCCGGGCCGGGGGACGGGCACCGGATACAGAAGGCGATCGGCGCTGCCGTGGACGACCCCTGGATCCTGGCGGCGTCCAAGGACATCGACTACGTCAACTGCCGCGTGGACGCGACGGACCCGCGGCTCGTCGGCGTCGACACCGAACAGCGCCTCCGGTTCGCCGACGCCATCACGGCGGCGTCGATCCGCGTCCCGGAGGCGTCGGAGATCGTCACGGACGTGATGAGCCTGAACGCGCCTCAGTCGGAGCTGGGTTCCAACCGCTTCCTGCTCGCCATGCGCACCGGCGAACGCCGTCCGGAGCTGACCGCGCCGCCGTTCAGCGCGGAGGAGCTGGCGGTGGTGGGCCTCGACGCGTCGGTCCTCACGCCGGCGGCGGCCGGGTCGGCCGCGGCGGGGCCGGCGCCTGTGGGGTAG